A region of Saccharomyces kudriavzevii IFO 1802 strain IFO1802 genome assembly, chromosome: 14 DNA encodes the following proteins:
- the GOR1 gene encoding glyoxylate reductase (similar to Saccharomyces cerevisiae GOR1 (YNL274C); ancestral locus Anc_1.75) — MSEKPIVLKLGKDAFGDKAWKELGKIADVITIPEYTTREQFLRDVKDPQSKLSRVQVITRTARSVKNTGQFDEELALALPSSVVAVCHTGAGYDQIDVEPFKKRHIQVANVPDLVSNATADTHVFLLLGALRNFSIGNRRLIEGKWPDAGPACASPFGYDPEGKTVGILGLGRIGRCILERLKPFGFEHFIYHNRHQLPSEEEHGCEYVSFEEFLKRSDIVSVNVPLNDNTHHLINADTIEKMKDGVVIVNTARGAVIDEQAMTDALRSGKIRSAGLDVFEFEPKISKELLSMPQVLGLPHMGTHCVETRKKMEELVVNNARNVILTGKVLTIVPEMQNETWPNDVKPLI; from the coding sequence atgagTGAAAAACCAATTGTCTTGAAACTAGGAAAGGACGCTTTCGGTGACAAGGCCTGGAAAGAATTGGGGAAGATTGCGGACGTAATCACCATCCCTGAGTATACCACTAGAGAACAATTTTTGCGGGATGTCAAAGACCCTCAAAGTAAGCTCTCTCGAGTACAAGTCATCACCAGAACGGCAAGAAGCGTTAAGAACACCGGCCAGTTTGATGAAGAGTTAGCTCTTGCTTTGCCTTCCTCAGTAGTCGCTGTGTGTCATACGGGCGCCGGGTACGACCAAATTGATGTTGAaccattcaagaaaagacaCATTCAGGTTGCTAATGTTCCCGACTTGGTAAGCAATGCTACCGCTGACACGCATGTCTTTTTATTACTGGGCGCTCTGAGAAATTTTAGCATTGGGAATAGAAGGTTGATCGAGGGAAAGTGGCCAGATGCCGGACCTGCATGTGCCTCTCCCTTTGGTTACGATCCTGAAGGGAAAACCGTGGGTATTTTAGGTTTAGGCAGGATTGGCCGCTGTATTTTGGAGAGGCTAAAGCCGTTCGGTTTTGAGCACTTCATATACCATAATAGACACCAGTTACCTTCCGAGGAAGAACACGGTTGTGAATATGTCAGCTTTGAAGAGTTTTTGAAGCGTTCAGATATCGTATCTGTAAATGTCCCATTGAATGACAACACGCACCATCTAATCAATGCAGAcactattgaaaaaatgaaagatgGTGTGGTAATTGTTAACACAGCACGAGGTGCCGTCATAGATGAACAAGCCATGACTGATGCTTTACGTAGTGGAAAGATCAGAAGTGCCGGTTTGGAcgtttttgaatttgagcCTAAAATATCCAAAGAGTTATTGTCAATGCCTCAAGTTCTGGGTTTGCCTCATATGGGTACACATTGCGTGGAAAcaaggaagaagatggaAGAGTTAGTGGTTAACAATGCAAGGAATGTAATATTGACTGGA